From a single Plasmodium coatneyi strain Hackeri chromosome 4, complete sequence genomic region:
- a CDS encoding Ser/Thr kinase, whose translation MKKTDEAENNPKKGKRNEEEEEEEGSAMINYDQHQENFNMRPFSSHQSEGGSESTRNDIQVEVPLGESRLHRYCSVEGMDESNTHSCNSNYKEAQGGTVEVLPNEPLHVVDMNCDDVHSIVNYLISVEREEFKEKCPAQSGSDDDKYDDTRDDTCDDSYDEAHDSAEDDGGRTHSSTDTPAVSDPPNVSPQRSLTDHMDKYDIKYRHIFNSMVDYIFSHPSVNFLELMNKREGDEGGNSTWGRRRWGSSLLGMRRPIKWYNNWTYVGPSNRYDSVVKHMKWTRHTPISDEESSKGCELSLQKGQSSGEHLPSDITGRHFKRESVDSEATSHCVNAWWRYNLQQNDHPKVRDQTEKAKSGERENSQMDNTHKVDTIRARIETLHKGIFSSLNKLRNNHNGCTSGEDPQEENRKGEDIPTVANRSRRNSIFTDFNIVGRLPLCNSPTDWKSGEVYVHAPCERKKSIIRSVNRIMRALLPEGRKTILSCVNTDEDIYVWCHVRFADFTQVGPSYLELPPSGQTSNYYSSLLHTGKKNSRCKMDQDDKIEQMEKVQFYFQIREFTRQQYKMNMLGEYLQVKELTESIRHLGGDSPGEGSYNNAHFTRREVHIKRFELLYQYYLQFLRRFYLEGDTSTEEATLIRLKCNMYGLDRCSSDCVDQQQGGDPSPLGVSQVETTEVTSSREESSHMIPSPHDRPVDLVDLSRKVGSSLPGCPSSHSSDTAHQDNPKVGPHPRASANEISETRKMRILHRCAKRIRRFLRRTKMDEPEKLPLRKMRKIVKSLCAVCAVRYRSFLSHELFSFVFKSAWRRKRVKRETQLDRTEREELPHQANLPLPTTQRRPVKIILKRNIKSCRDPQLEKHFKLDDSPERSGRNGGVVKHSVEEVAREDPPNGSVMDHPVDSTTAPPSEVSPHRNVLIEEAKKPNVIKKKLIEVGTKKTREKCTKDVKGSDKGKKKRTRSGKTQNDEDVAKKRKRGKSPHGKYLPTDGVKTEQGDQRRKEIKTSAYRSKYSRRHTSPSDEQPKRSRLGCKTHRKEAQQRGIYYVYLKGNLGVYLSPQMEVIYERRNLFFKGDDRKGNPLDMHFDEVFSHAFFSKILPTCVDKICVRKVSTGSPQRGGDSDGRGRSGSIHSRNSSKSSNSSYNRGSDDRCSGDRCSGQGRRRKNFRDHATIWKGTTSSIHKLKRDQVVALFQILYQHFYKCFSRLNVRSLLGTYCSGCSVNDKGGDESREVDKMDEAGEPPKAQNEYYYHTFLSRFPPLRGKKTVAYPPQDFFKCFNRKFIRRVIYHVNKTLGDFSFMQKLFDEYEHVERVCAGKMAKVFLDCSDYEVTFHEEDRYYNVIKDHFMKVIIPFCEENSA comes from the coding sequence aggggaaaaggaatgaggaagaggaagaagaagagggtAGTGCCATGATAAATTATGACCAACATCAGGAGAACTTTAACATGCGCCCATTTAGTAGCCACCAAAGCGAAGGCGGAAGTGAATCTACGCGGAACGACATACAGGTAGAGGTACCCCTGGGGGAATCGCGCCTTCACAGGTACTGCTCCGTGGAAGGAATGGACGAATCAAATACACATAGTTGTAACTCCAATTATAAGGAAGCGCAGGGGGGAACAGTAGAAGTACTCCCAAACGAACCCCTTCACGTGGTGGACATGAACTGCGACGATGTGCACTCGATTGTAAATTATTTGATCTCCGTGGAGAGGGAAGAATTTAAAGAGAAGTGCCCCGCCCAGAGTGGCAGCGATGATGACAAGTACGATGACACCCGTGATGACACCTGTGATGACAGTTACGATGAGGCCCATGATAGTGCCGAGGACGACGGTGGAAGGACTCATTCCTCCACGGACACGCCAGCTGTCTCTGACCCCCCCAACGTGTCGCCCCAAAGGAGCCTAACGGATCACATGGATAAGTACGACATAAAGTACAGGCACATATTCAACTCCATGGTAGACTACATTTTTTCGCATCCGAGTGTTAACTTTTTGGAGTTGATGAATAAGAGGGAAGGGGATGAGGGGGGTAACAGTACTTGGGGTAGGAGAAGATGGGGAAGTAGTTTATTGGGTATGAGAAGACCGATCAAATGGTACAACAACTGGACGTATGTTGGTCCCTCCAACCGCTATGACTCCGTCGTTAAACATATGAAATGGACAAGACACACCCCTATTAGTGACGAGGAATCCTCAAAAGGGTGTGAACTAAGTTTGCAGAAAGGTCAGTCAAGTGGGGAGCATCTCCCAAGTGACATTACTGGAAGGCATTTCAAAAGAGAAAGCGTCGACAGTGAAGCGACCTCCCATTGTGTGAACGCCTGGTGGAGGTACAACCTACAACAGAATGACCACCCGAAGGTCAGGGATCAAACGGAGAAGGCAAAATCGGGGGAAAGAGAGAACAGCCAAATGGACAACACACATAAAGTAGACACTATAAGGGCAAGGATAGAGACACTTCATaaaggaatattttccaGCCTTAATAAGCTAAGGAATAATCACAACGGATGTACCTCGGGGGAGGACCCTCAAGAAGAAAACAGGAAAGGTGAAGATATCCCAACGGTGGCAAATAGATCACGTAGAAATTCTATTTTTACCGACTTCAACATCGTGGGTCGTCTTCCCCTGTGCAATTCCCCCACTGATTGGAAAAGTGGAGAAGTCTATGTGCATGCTCCAtgcgaaaggaagaaaagcatAATAAGAAGCGTGAATAGAATTATGCGCGCCCTTTTacctgaaggaaggaagactaTCTTGTCATGTGTGAATACCGATGAGGATATATATGTTTGGTGCCACGTCCGTTTCGCTGACTTCACGCAGGTGGGTCCGTCCTATCTGGAACTTCCCCCAAGTGGACAAACCTCCAACtattattcttcccttttgcacactggaaaaaaaaatagcaggTGCAAAATGGACCAAGACGATAAGATTGAGCAAATGGAGAAAGTACAATTTTACTTCCAAATCAGGGAGTTCACAAGACAGCAGTATAAAATGAACATGCTTGGGGAGTACCTCCAGGTGAAGGAGCTTACTGAGTCGATTCGGCATTTGGGAGGAGATTCCCCCGGAGAGGGCAGCTACAACAACGCCCACTTCACTCGTAGAGAGGTACATATAAAGCGGTTCGAACTGTTGTACCAATATTATCTACAATTTTTAAGGAGGTTCTACTTGGAGGGTGACACTTCCACGGAGGAAGCAACGTTGATCCGGTTGAAGTGCAACATGTACGGTTTGGACAGATGCTCCAGCGATTGTGTGGATCAGCAACAAGGGGGGGACCCTTCCCCGTTGGGGGTGTCACAAGTGGAGACCACAGAGGTAACGTCTTCACGGGAGGAGTCGTCACATATGATACCTTCACCACATGATCGCCCTGTTGATCTTGTTGATCTTTCGAGGAAGGTGGGAAGTAGCCTCCCTGGGTGCCCTAGCTCCCACTCCAGCGATACCGCTCATCAGGACAATCCGAAGGTTGGTCCGCACCCCAGAGCCAGTGCCAACGAAATTTCAGAAACGCGCAAGATGAGGATCCTTCACAGATGCGCAAAAAGGATAAGACGTTTTTTACGAAGAACCAAAATGGACGAGCCGGAAAAGCTTCCCCTTAGGAAGATGaggaaaattgtaaaatccCTGTGTGCAGTGTGCGCCGTTAGGTACAGGTCGTTCCTCTCGCATGAGCTGTTcagttttgtttttaaatcGGCTTGGCGCAGGAAGCGTGTGAAGAGGGAAACGCAGCTCGATCGAACAGAACGGGAGGAGCTTCCCCACCAAGCGAACCTTCCACTTCCAACTACGCAAAGGAGACCAGTAAAAATAATCCTGAAGAGGAACATAAAATCCTGCAGAGATCCCCAATTGGAGAAGCACTTCAAACTGGATGATAGCCCTGAGAGGAGTGGCAGAAATGGGGGGGTGGTTAAACACAGCGTGGAGGAGGTAGCTAGGGAGgaccccccaaatggatcCGTCATGGATCATCCTGTTGATTCTACCACCGCGCCTCCAAGTGAGGTTTCTCCCCATCGCAACGTCCTCATCGAAGAGGCGAAAAAACCAAacgtgataaaaaaaaaattaatcgaagtgggaacaaaaaagacaagggaaaaatgcacaaaggACGTAAAGGGATCCgacaaggggaagaagaaaaggaccCGCTCAGGTAAAACACAAAACGATGAAGATGTAgcgaagaaaaggaaaaggggtaAATCCCCCCACGGTAAATACTTACCGACGGATGGTGTTAAAACTGAGCAAGGCGATCaacgaagaaaagaaataaagaccAGCGCCTACCGTAGTAAGTATTCCCGGAGACACACTTCCCCCAGTGATGAGCAACCAAAGCGCAGCAGGTTGGGTTGCAAAACACATAGAAAGGAAGCCCAACAAAGGGGCATTTATTATGTTTACTTGAAGGGAAATTTGGGGGTCTATTTGAGTCCCCAAATGGAGGTGATTTATGAGAGgcgcaatttattttttaaaggggaCGATAGGAAGGGGAATCCCTTGGATATGCACTTCGACGAGGTTTTTTCTCATGCCTTCTTCAGCAAAATTTTGCCGACATGTGTAGACAAGATCTGCGTTAGGAAGGTCTCCACTGGGTCCCCCCAAAGAGGGGGTGACAGCGATGGAAGGGGGAGAAGCGGTAGTATCCATAGCCGTAACAGTAGTAAAAGTAGTAATAGTAGCTATAACCGTGGCAGTGATGACCGTTGCAGTGGTGACCGTTGCAGTGGCCAGGGAAGACGACGCAAAAACTTCAGGGATCACGCCACCATATGGAAAGGCACCACCAGTAGTATCCACAAGCTGAAGAGGGACCAAGTTGTGGCTCTCTTTCAAATTTTGTaccaacatttttataaatgctTTTCCAGGCTGAACGTGCGTTCCTTGCTGGGGACGTATTGCAGTGGCTGTTCTGTGAATGACAAGGGGGGGGATGAAAGTCGTGAAGTGGACAAAATGGACGAAGCGGGTGAACCGCCCAAAGCGCAGAACGAATATTACTACCACACCTTTTTAAGCAGATTCCCCCCcttgagggggaaaaaaacagtaGCGTACCCGCCCCAAGACTTCTTCAAATGTTTTAACAGAAAGTTCATCCGAAGAGTCATTTATCATGTGAATAAAACACTGGGagatttttcatttatgcaAAAATTGTTCGACGAATATGAACATGTGGAACGGGTGTGTGCAGGCAAAATGGCGAAAGTGTTTTTGGATTGTAGTGATTATGAGGTGACCTTTCATGAGGAGGATAGATATTATAACGTCATTAAGGACCACTTCATGAAAGTCATTATCCCATTTTGCGAGGAAAACAGCGCTTAG